In Bradyrhizobium sp. 170, the DNA window TGTGGCCAGGAGCATCGAGGATCCTTCGGTGAGAGGCCTGTCGATCGCCAAATACGCTCAAAACTCGGCAAAATCTTGCGGTGGAACCAGTCGCAGGAATTGGCTGTCGATGGCGAAATGTCGCGTTCAGCCGATCTCGATCGCCACCTTCCCGAAATGCGCGCCGCTCTCCATATGGGCAAACGCCTGTTTCACCTGGTCGAACGAAAAGGTCTTGTCGACCACGGGCTTCATCCGGTGAACCGCGATGGCATTCGCCATCGCCTGGAGGTCCTCAATTGATCCGACGGTGACGCCCTGCAGCCGCTGCTGCTGCATCACCATCAATGGGAGCCGCGAGTCGGACGGCGGCGGGCCGGCGAGCACGCCGATGAACGCGATCGTGCCGCCGATCCTGGTCGCCCTGATCGATTCGTTCAGCGTGCCGACCCCGCCCACCTCGACGACCAGGTCGACGCCCTGGCCGCTCCACTCGCGGGCTTTCTTTCCCCAGTCGGGTGTCGCCTTGTAGTTCAACGTGAAGTCGGCGCCGAGATGCTTGAGACGTTTGATCTTCGCATCGCTCGACGAGGTCGCCATGACGCGCGCGCCGCACATTTTGGCAAACTGAAGTGCGAAGAGAGATACCCCGCCGGTACCCTGCGTCAGAACGGTCTGGCCGGGCTTCACGCCGCCGAGCTTGACGACCGCGCTCCAGGCCGTGAGCCCGGCGCAGGGTAGCGTGGCGGCTTCGACGTCACTGAGGTGCTCCGGCGTCCTGACCAGCGCGTGCTTTGGAAAGATCCGATATTCCGTCAGGACGCCGTCCACCGAGCCGCCGAGGTTTGCGCGCATCTTTGCTTCGCTGGGCTCGCCACCGATCCAGCTTTCGAAGAAACTGCCGACGACGCGGTCGCCGGCTGCGAATTCCCGCACGCCCGGGCCGACCCGCTCGATCACGCCCGCACCGTCCGAAACCGGCACAAGCGGAAATTTCTGACGCGAGCCGTAACCGCCCTTGACGGTGAGAAGATCGCGATAGTTCAGCGTTGCCGCCTTGAGCCGAACCAGCACCTCGCCCTCGCCGGGCTCCGGCACGGGCTTGTCGACGAGGGCAAGTCCATCGATTCCGCTCGGTCCCTGTAGCTCGTAGCACTTCAATGGAGTTCTCCTTCGGCGCAGTCGGCTAAGCGCAATATAGCCGCAAATGTTCCGGTTCCGCCAAGCCTATGGATCAGAATCGCGCGGCCATTTCGGCCAGCCGCCGATGTGCGCCTTCGCGTGCGGTGCGGATCGGTTCGAGCGGCCCGGTGGTCGGTCCGATCGGCACGAAACGGACGTCGGTTACGCCGATGAAGCGCAGCGCCTCGCGCAGATAGGGGGTCGCCATGTCGATGCGGCCGCGATTCATGCCGGTGATGAAGTCGCTGCCGCTTGCCAGGATCACGATCGTCGGCCGGTCCTTAAACAGCGGCAGATAGCCTTGCGCCGGATCGTAGCGGAACGCCAGCCCGGGTTGCGTGATGACGTCGATCCATTGTTTCAGCTTGTAGGGAATGCCAAAATTCCACATCGGCGTCGAAATCAGCACGCGGTCGGCGAGCGCGAAGCGGAGCGCGATGCGCTCGGTGACCGCAAACGCATCGCGCTGCGAATCCGTGAACGGCCGCCCGCCGATGCGGGCATATTTCGCCTCCAGGACATAACCCTCGAATTCCGGCAGGTGATCCCGCCACAGGTTCATCACGTCGATGTCCCAGTCCGGCCCTGCCTGGCGGAAGCGGTCAATGAAGACCTTTGCGCCGGCGGAGGATTCCGAGTCTGCGCGCGGCGAGCAGCTCAGGTGAAAGAGTTTTGGCATGGCCGCACTCTGTTCATCCCAATCCTCTGATGACCGCATCGGCGTTGGTGACGACGGCGACGTTCTGCATCGCAAAGTTGATCGAGGCGTTGTGCCAATCCGCGTTCATGGTCGAGCAGCAGTCTTCAGGGACGATCATGAAGTAGCCCTTGTCGGCGCCGGTGCGGGCGGTGTGCTCGATCGACATGTTGGTCCAGGCGCCGGTGTTGATGATCATGTCGCGGCCGGTCGCCTTGAGGATGGTCTCCAGCCGCGTGCCTTCCCAGGCACTCATGCGCATTTTCTCGACGATGAAATCGCCGGCGCGCGGCTCCAGCCCCGGAACCGGCGCTGCGCCCCAGCTGCCGCGCACCATCGCGCCGCTATCGACCAGTCCCTCGAACAGCGGCGCGTTGAGCGTGACGCCGGGCGCGCCCGGCTCGACGATGAACCAGACGTGGATGATGACGACGCCGCGCGCCCGCGCCGCTTCGGCGAGGCGGCGGACATTGTCGACCACCCGCTGCTGGCGCGCGTGCGCAGGCGAGCCGGAATCGGCAAACGCGCCACCTTCCATGATGACGTCGTTCTGCAAATCCTGAATGATCATCGCGCAGCGCCGGGGATCGAGCTGCATGTCGCCGCTGGCCAATTGAGCTGCGGCGGGCGGGGAGGAGGCTGCATCGGGACCGGTCGAGGCGCGGCCGCTCATATAGGGTTCGTGGCGCGGCCCGGCCTTGACCGGGATCGCGTAGACCGAATGCGTCGCGGCCAAATAGAGCGTGCGAAAATCAGCGCCGCCCCAGGCGAGATTGGCGACGAGTTCGGGCACGCGGACCTTGCCGAGCAACTCGCCGGCGGACGAATAGACCCAGACGCCGCCGGGTGCCGTGACCCAGACATTGCCGCGCTGGTCGCACTTCATGCCGTCGGGCAGGCCGGGTTCGAGCTCCGAGCGAATGCTGCTGGCGAAGATTCGCGCATTGGCGAGCGAGCCGTCGGCCTCGACGTCGAAGACGCGGATCAACGCCTGTGTGGTGTCGTTGACATAAAGCAGGCGCTCGTCGGGCGAGAAGCAGAGCCCGTTCGGCTGGTCGAACAGATGGCGGTCGACCACGAGTTTTGGCGGACCGCCGCCGGGCGGGACCCGATAGACGCCCTGGAAGCCGAGCTGGCGCGGTCGCTCGACGCCATAGACCGGCATGCGGCCATACCAGGGATCGCTGAAATAGATGGCGCCGCTCGAATGCACACAGACATCGTTCGGGCTGTTGAGCTCCTGATTCTCGAAATGCGAGGCGATCACCTCGCGCCTTCCGTCGGGGCGCTCGCGGATCAATGACGAGGTGGCATGCTCGCAGACGATCAAATTGAGCTCGGCGTCATAGGTCATGCCGTTGCATTTGTTCGACGGGCGCTTGACCTCGACCACGCCGCGCTTGGCGTCCCACCGCCGCCGCACATCGCCGGGCATATCCGAGAACAGCAGATAGTGATGGACCGGATGCCAGATCGGGCCTTCCGTGAAGTCAAAGCCCGTCCCGACCTGGCCGACGGGCGCGTAGGGGTCGATCAGGGTTTCGAATTCCGGGCGCAGCGTGACATGCGTCATCGGTCCGTCCTTTCAGCGCTCAGGCCGGGAACCAGTTGCGCTGCGGCAGGCTCTGAACCACCGGGCCGGGCACCTGGTCGTGCAGCCGGCCGACCACCACGCCGCCTTCGATCTTGGCCGGTCGGTCGTGGACCGGAAGCAAATAGCGCGAGTTGCTCAGGAGTTTTTTGATCGCCGCCTTCTCCGCACGCTTGCTGGTGCCGTGATTGCCGGTCGTGCGCGGCTCGGCATCGTGGATCTCGTTGAAGGGGGTGACGATCTGATCGTTGAAATCGTAGATCACGTCGCCGCAGATGGTGGCGATACCGTCAGCGGTATGAACGTGGATGTTCATCGAGCCTTCGGTGTGGGCGTTGGCGGCGTCGCAATAGACGCCCGGCATCAGTTCGATCGGACCGGTCACTTCAAGATCGAGGAAGCGCAGCGCGCTTTTGGTGTGCAGGCGGTCGATCAGGTGCTTGATATCGGGCGCCGGATATTGCGGATGCATCAATCCGGAGACGGAATATTCCAGCTCCTTGCGGTTGAGCACGACCGTCGTGTTCATCGGAAACAGATCGTCCTTGCCGGCGTGGTCGATGTGCAAATGGGTGTGGCAGACGTAGCGGACGTCGCCCATGCGCACGCCGTGGCGCGCGAGCTGGTTCTCGATCATGTTCTCGTGGAACTGAAGCCCGCGCATGCCGAGCGTTTCCATGATCTGGTTGGAGCGATAGCCGGTATCGACCACCACCGGATAGGGACCGCCGACGATCAAAAAGCCGAGCGTCAGGACACGGCGGGTCCGGCCGCAATCACGGCCGAGCACGAGAAAGCTCGATTCCAGTTCGATATCCCCATAGTCCAAAATCTTGATTTCAAGCGGCATTTGTCTCTCTCCCCGAATCCTCTTATTCGTTTATGTTCCCAGCCGATAAACGCGCAGGGCCGTTGTTCTCAAGACGGCATCGCGCTGCTCCGCGCGAAGATGCGCTGTCGCGGCGAGATAGGCGTCCACCAGTTCGCGATAGCTGGTCCAAAGTTTCTCGATCGGAAAATTGGAGCCGAACAGACATCGCTCGGCGCCGAACATCGCCACCGTCTCGGTGAGGACATCGAATACATGCGCCGGATCATTGTGGTGAATGAATGTGCCGAGGCCGGAAAGTTTTGAGACGATATTCGGACAGGCGGCGAGCCGCGTCATGCCACCGCGCCAGGCGGCTCGGCCCTGTGGCGAGAGGTCTTCCAGCATGCCGGCATGCTGCAGGATGAAGGTCACGTCAGGACAGGCTTGCGCGAGCTCGGCGGCATCCGCCATCTGCGGCGCGAATACCTGCAGGTCGAAGCTGAAACCATACTCGGCGAGCCGCGCGATGTTGCGCCGGATCTTAGGGTCGGCGCAGAGGTCCGGACGCGCGGCAAATCGATAGAGCGGGTTGTCGTGCCAGTGCAGTTGCATGCGCACGCCGCGCACCAGCGGATAGCGCGCGAGACGATCGAGCTGTGGGCGGACGTCATCGACGTTGAAATCAGCGTAGGAGACGATGGCGTGCGGCCAGCCGTGGTCCTTCGCGGTTTGCTGCACCCAGGCGGTTTCGTCCTCGAAGCGACCATTGGCCCAGTTGGTCTGTACATAGACCGAGCGCGTCACGCCGGAGCCGGCGAGATCATCGAGATATTCCTGAATCGGATAGTCGCGCCGGATCGGCTCGTAGGGGCCGAAGATGCGCGGCTGCATCGGGCCGCTCAGCCAGGGCAGGTCGGCCTGACGCCAGATATGGTGATGGGCATCGACGAGTTCGGTCACGCGGCCTTCCTTTGTCCGAGCGAGAGCACATGCGAAACGATGGCGGCGGTGGACCCGCCGTCGACCAGATCATCCACGAAGCGCCGGATCGCGATCAGCGCTTCAGTCTGCGGCTGAAAACCGGGACCGGCGGCGAGCGGCGTCAGCCAGCTCAGGCGCCAGGCGCGTCGCGACAACTTTGCGACGGCATCGCGCAACGCAGATGGATCGCCGCGCTCAAGGCCGTCGGAGACGATGAAGACGGCGGCGCCGCGCGCATAGCTGCCGAATCTTGGCACCGCCAGGAACGCCTGCAGCGCGTCGCCGATGCGGGTGCCGCCGTCCCAATCGCTGACCAGATGTGCGGCCGCCGACAGCGCCTGCTCGCGGCGCTTGAGACGGAGCGCACGGGTGACGCGGGTGAGGCGGGTGCCGAAGGTGAACACTTCGACATTGGGAGCTGCGTGCGACAGCGCATGCGCGAGCTTCATATTGTCGTCGGTACGCCCCTTCATCGAGCCAGAGACGTCGATCAGCAACAACACCTTGCGCGGCCGGGCACGACGCTTCAGCCGTCCGAGCCGCAGCACCTCGCCGTCATTGCGCACGCTCTCGCGCAGGGTGCGGCGCAGATCGGCCCAAGGGCCGCGGCGGGCGCGCATCCGGCGATGGCCGCGCCGCCGCGGCAGCCGCGCGGGGGCCTCTCGTGACAGCTTTCGCAAGGCGTCACCGGTTTGGCTCGGCGCGAAGCGGCGTTCGACCAGCGCCTCGGCGCGGGCCGCGGCAAGTCCGGACTCATTGGCTTCGTCGGCCAGCAGCGTTTCGTCCTCGCCGCGTCCTTCCTCCTGCAGGCGAACCACTTCCTCATCTTCTGCGCCTGCGCGATCCACCGCTTCGCTGCCGAGGAAATGAATGTCGAACAGGCGGTCGTAGGTCGCGCGCCGCTCGGGCGGCGGGGCGAGTGTTGCCAAGCCGGCCTGCCGAATGGCGTCGAGGCTGCGCGGGCCCAGCAGCTCTATCGCCGCGAGGAATGCCGTTGTCTGTTCCGGTGCCACGGCAAAACCGTTGACGCGCAGCAGCGCGACAAAGGATACGAACACGCGCGCCGCGTGAGGTAGCTGAAGTTCGTCGATCACGCGGCAGCCTCCGCAATGAGGGCATCGAGCCGGCCGGAGATGAAGGTGAGATCCTCCTCGTCCTTCAGCGCAACGCCTATCGAGCGCTTGAAGGCATCGGGCCAGCGCGCGCCGCGCTCGTGCAATAGCGTGGCCGCTTCCGCCCAGTCCACCGCCTCGGCGATGCCCGGCGCCTTGCTCAGCGGTTCGCGCCGCAGCCGGCCGACGGCGGCGACCACGGCGCGCGCGGTTGCTTCGGCGACGCTCGACGCCCGCATCATCACGATGCGCGCCTCGCGCTCGGCCGTCGGATAGTCGATCCAGTGATAGACACAGCGGCGGCGCAACGCCTCGTGCAGGTCGCGGGTGCGGTTCGACGTCAGTACGACGACGGGGCGTTCCGCCGCGCGGACCGTGCCGCGCTCGGGGATCGAAATCTGGAAGTCGGAGAGGAATTCGAGCAGGAACGCCTCGAACTCCTGGTCGGCGCGATCGATTTCATCGATCAGCAGCACGGTGGAGTCGGGCGCACGCA includes these proteins:
- a CDS encoding NAD(P)-dependent alcohol dehydrogenase; its protein translation is MKCYELQGPSGIDGLALVDKPVPEPGEGEVLVRLKAATLNYRDLLTVKGGYGSRQKFPLVPVSDGAGVIERVGPGVREFAAGDRVVGSFFESWIGGEPSEAKMRANLGGSVDGVLTEYRIFPKHALVRTPEHLSDVEAATLPCAGLTAWSAVVKLGGVKPGQTVLTQGTGGVSLFALQFAKMCGARVMATSSSDAKIKRLKHLGADFTLNYKATPDWGKKAREWSGQGVDLVVEVGGVGTLNESIRATRIGGTIAFIGVLAGPPPSDSRLPLMVMQQQRLQGVTVGSIEDLQAMANAIAVHRMKPVVDKTFSFDQVKQAFAHMESGAHFGKVAIEIG
- a CDS encoding NAD(P)H-dependent oxidoreductase, which encodes MPKLFHLSCSPRADSESSAGAKVFIDRFRQAGPDWDIDVMNLWRDHLPEFEGYVLEAKYARIGGRPFTDSQRDAFAVTERIALRFALADRVLISTPMWNFGIPYKLKQWIDVITQPGLAFRYDPAQGYLPLFKDRPTIVILASGSDFITGMNRGRIDMATPYLREALRFIGVTDVRFVPIGPTTGPLEPIRTAREGAHRRLAEMAARF
- a CDS encoding isochorismatase family protein, with product MTHVTLRPEFETLIDPYAPVGQVGTGFDFTEGPIWHPVHHYLLFSDMPGDVRRRWDAKRGVVEVKRPSNKCNGMTYDAELNLIVCEHATSSLIRERPDGRREVIASHFENQELNSPNDVCVHSSGAIYFSDPWYGRMPVYGVERPRQLGFQGVYRVPPGGGPPKLVVDRHLFDQPNGLCFSPDERLLYVNDTTQALIRVFDVEADGSLANARIFASSIRSELEPGLPDGMKCDQRGNVWVTAPGGVWVYSSAGELLGKVRVPELVANLAWGGADFRTLYLAATHSVYAIPVKAGPRHEPYMSGRASTGPDAASSPPAAAQLASGDMQLDPRRCAMIIQDLQNDVIMEGGAFADSGSPAHARQQRVVDNVRRLAEAARARGVVIIHVWFIVEPGAPGVTLNAPLFEGLVDSGAMVRGSWGAAPVPGLEPRAGDFIVEKMRMSAWEGTRLETILKATGRDMIINTGAWTNMSIEHTARTGADKGYFMIVPEDCCSTMNADWHNASINFAMQNVAVVTNADAVIRGLG
- a CDS encoding MBL fold metallo-hydrolase, producing MPLEIKILDYGDIELESSFLVLGRDCGRTRRVLTLGFLIVGGPYPVVVDTGYRSNQIMETLGMRGLQFHENMIENQLARHGVRMGDVRYVCHTHLHIDHAGKDDLFPMNTTVVLNRKELEYSVSGLMHPQYPAPDIKHLIDRLHTKSALRFLDLEVTGPIELMPGVYCDAANAHTEGSMNIHVHTADGIATICGDVIYDFNDQIVTPFNEIHDAEPRTTGNHGTSKRAEKAAIKKLLSNSRYLLPVHDRPAKIEGGVVVGRLHDQVPGPVVQSLPQRNWFPA
- a CDS encoding amidohydrolase family protein, whose translation is MTELVDAHHHIWRQADLPWLSGPMQPRIFGPYEPIRRDYPIQEYLDDLAGSGVTRSVYVQTNWANGRFEDETAWVQQTAKDHGWPHAIVSYADFNVDDVRPQLDRLARYPLVRGVRMQLHWHDNPLYRFAARPDLCADPKIRRNIARLAEYGFSFDLQVFAPQMADAAELAQACPDVTFILQHAGMLEDLSPQGRAAWRGGMTRLAACPNIVSKLSGLGTFIHHNDPAHVFDVLTETVAMFGAERCLFGSNFPIEKLWTSYRELVDAYLAATAHLRAEQRDAVLRTTALRVYRLGT
- a CDS encoding VWA domain-containing protein, with protein sequence MIDELQLPHAARVFVSFVALLRVNGFAVAPEQTTAFLAAIELLGPRSLDAIRQAGLATLAPPPERRATYDRLFDIHFLGSEAVDRAGAEDEEVVRLQEEGRGEDETLLADEANESGLAAARAEALVERRFAPSQTGDALRKLSREAPARLPRRRGHRRMRARRGPWADLRRTLRESVRNDGEVLRLGRLKRRARPRKVLLLIDVSGSMKGRTDDNMKLAHALSHAAPNVEVFTFGTRLTRVTRALRLKRREQALSAAAHLVSDWDGGTRIGDALQAFLAVPRFGSYARGAAVFIVSDGLERGDPSALRDAVAKLSRRAWRLSWLTPLAAGPGFQPQTEALIAIRRFVDDLVDGGSTAAIVSHVLSLGQRKAA
- a CDS encoding MoxR family ATPase, producing the protein MAVRGNIVGIDSPEALERALRTAYYLADDGLATAAYLGLALGKPLLLEGAPGVGKTEAAKAIAAVLGRRLIRLQCYEGIDASAALYEWNYPRQMLAIRQAGEESIDIYGETFLIERPMLASLRAPDSTVLLIDEIDRADQEFEAFLLEFLSDFQISIPERGTVRAAERPVVVLTSNRTRDLHEALRRRCVYHWIDYPTAEREARIVMMRASSVAEATARAVVAAVGRLRREPLSKAPGIAEAVDWAEAATLLHERGARWPDAFKRSIGVALKDEEDLTFISGRLDALIAEAAA